In the Deltaproteobacteria bacterium genome, one interval contains:
- a CDS encoding class II aldolase/adducin family protein, with protein MDKKIQDILSFFSLTGHQLLLSGMNSSHSGNLSVIDGEHIYITRSGTMLGHINDGDIIKADCTDSNPPKASMEYPVHRQIYIDTAFNAVIHCHPPYATALSLSNDEIEPLDMEGKRIVQLVPVVRGEDNIPDLVSAQCQKGHRGVMVKGHGVFVAADSMEEALHVVTAMEMSAKIISLSR; from the coding sequence ATGGATAAAAAAATACAAGATATTCTTTCTTTTTTTAGCTTAACAGGCCACCAACTTCTCTTATCCGGCATGAACAGTTCTCATAGTGGTAATTTAAGTGTCATAGATGGGGAGCATATTTATATTACACGTTCGGGGACAATGCTTGGTCACATTAATGACGGAGATATAATAAAAGCAGATTGTACTGACAGCAACCCACCGAAAGCATCCATGGAGTACCCCGTTCACAGGCAGATTTATATCGATACGGCTTTTAATGCCGTCATCCATTGCCATCCGCCCTATGCTACGGCACTTTCCCTCTCAAATGATGAAATTGAGCCTCTTGATATGGAAGGAAAGCGTATCGTACAGCTTGTTCCTGTAGTAAGGGGAGAAGATAATATTCCTGACCTGGTAAGTGCTCAGTGTCAGAAGGGCCACAGGGGGGTAATGGTTAAAGGTCATGGTGTTTTTGTGGCTGCCGATAGTATGGAAGAGGCCCTGCATGTTGTTACTGCTATGGAAATGTCGGCAAAGATTATAAGTCTCAGCAGATAA
- a CDS encoding single-stranded DNA-binding protein has protein sequence MAGVNKVILVGNLGRDPEVRYTKSGQAVASFSLATSERWTGKDGNKEEKTEWHRITAWGKLGEICGEYLSKGKQVYIEGRLQTREWEDKDGNKRQTTEIVANNMTMLGQAGGAPQGGTSNSHSASSGGPDDFEDDDIPF, from the coding sequence ATGGCTGGAGTTAACAAGGTAATACTGGTAGGAAACCTGGGAAGAGACCCCGAGGTAAGGTACACAAAAAGCGGACAGGCGGTGGCATCTTTTAGCCTTGCCACATCGGAAAGATGGACAGGCAAAGATGGCAACAAGGAAGAAAAGACGGAATGGCACCGTATTACGGCCTGGGGCAAACTGGGCGAAATCTGCGGAGAGTATCTTTCCAAAGGGAAACAGGTATACATTGAAGGAAGACTGCAGACGAGGGAGTGGGAAGATAAAGACGGCAACAAGAGGCAAACCACTGAAATTGTCGCCAACAATATGACCATGCTCGGTCAGGCAGGCGGTGCTCCACAGGGAGGCACTTCCAACTCACATTCAGCTTCTTCAGGTGGTCCTGATGATTTTGAGGATGACGATATCCCCTTCTAG
- a CDS encoding FeoC-like transcriptional regulator — protein MNISQIKSFLLERKEACLYDFSLHFKLPEEEINKVLRQLFHEGKVRKNIVAHCCNSGCSECYTDAYEFYSWIE, from the coding sequence ATGAACATTTCCCAAATTAAAAGCTTTCTCCTTGAACGGAAAGAAGCCTGTCTTTATGATTTTTCACTCCACTTTAAATTACCTGAAGAAGAGATAAATAAAGTACTCCGGCAACTGTTCCATGAGGGTAAAGTCAGGAAAAACATTGTTGCCCACTGTTGTAATAGCGGTTGCAGTGAGTGCTATACCGATGCATACGAGTTTTATTCCTGGATAGAGTAA